One part of the Malus sylvestris chromosome 2, drMalSylv7.2, whole genome shotgun sequence genome encodes these proteins:
- the LOC126602306 gene encoding uncharacterized protein LOC126602306 has translation MSKENLMLTLIIPGKKQPGNDIDVYLQPLIEDLCVLWNEGVGVFDATTNSTFNLRAILMWTISDYPAYVRSMYMFLPPSHEFRKKGKWFHGNDDIGQKPRVLTGEEVLYAFEAAGRDWGKKSTTQKGTKRKMSVKKGVQTTGSDPINIWKKKSIFFDLPYWKKLCLRHNLDIMHIEKNVCESIVGVIQEILVMDYYMFRVPIFKCDWANTSNGIKAKQVFYSRESETSDW, from the exons ATGTCGAAAGAGAATTTGATGTTGACGTTAATAATTCCTGGGAAGAAACAACCCGGAAATGATATTGATGTTTACTTGCAACCACTCATAGAAGATTTATGTGTGTTATGGAATGAAGGAGTGGGTGTATTTGATGCAACTACAAATTCTACTTTCAATTTGAGGGCTATTTTGATGTGGACAATCAGTGATTATCCCGCTTATG TAAGAAGCATGTATATGTTTCTTCCACCTTCTCATGAGTTTCGCAAGAAGGGTAAATGGTTTCATGGGAATGATGATATTGGGCAAAAACCAAGGGTATTGACAGGTGAAGAAGTTTTATATGCTTTCGAAGCAGCTGGAAGGGATTGGGGAAAAAAGTCAACTACACAAAAAGGCACAAAAAGGAAGATGAGTGTAAAGAAAGGTGTACAGACAACAGGAAGTGATCCTATTAACATATggaaaaagaaatcaattttctttgatttgccGTATTGGAAG aaattatgTTTGAGGCATAATTTGGACATCATGCACATAGAGAAAAATGTTTGTGAAAGTATTGTTGGGGTGATTCAAGAGATTCTAGTGATGGACTATTACATGTTTCGGGTCCCCATATTTAAATGTGATTGGGCGAATACTAGTAATGGCATTAAG GCCAAACAAGTATTTTATTCAAGAGAGAGTGAAACGTCTGATTG GTGA
- the LOC126605380 gene encoding uncharacterized protein LOC126605380, with translation MDKDWLTFSRPSTEYREGAQKFVQVAKEYGGNRDKIICPCIICQNQCFQLPAIVYEHLVINGIDPSYTTWVFHGEQEPILQQHDYANVTETYQMYRDVLAEDDGTGKANLLIGDENFKQKVEEAEAPLYEGCTKYTKLSATVVLYKIKASNGATDKLFDELLQALKDMFPEGNTLPNSMNSTKKLLKVFDLGFEKIDACVNDCCLFWKDFEQLETCPKCGSSRWQVGKRNNHIYKGVSAKVLRYFPIIPRFKRMFKDDDMAKDLTWHHTNKSQDGKMRHPVDSPAWESIDTRYPDFASDPRNLRLGKPIPPAKL, from the exons ATGGACAAAGATTGGCTAACATTTTCGAG ACCATCAACAGAATACAGAGAGGGTGCACAAAAGTTTGTACAAGTTGCTAAAGAATATGGAGGAAATCGAGATAAGATCATTTGCCCGTGTATAATATGTCAAAACCAATGTTTTCAACTACCTGCGATTGTGTATGAACACTTGGTTATAAATGGAATAGATCCTTCATATACTACTTGGGTGTTCCATGGTGAACAAGAACCTATTCTTCAACAACATGACTATGCCAACGTGACAGAAACATATCAGATGTATAGGGATGTCTTGGCTGAAGATGATGGAACTGGAAAAGCAAACTTGCTAATTGGAGAtgagaatttcaaacaaaaggtTGAAGAAGCTGAAGCTCCTTTATATGAAGGTTGTACGAAATACACAAAGTTGTCAGCAACTGTAGTTTTATACAAGATTAAAGCTTCAAATGGTGCAACAGATAAGCTTTTTGATGAGCTCCTCCAAGCCTTAAAGGACATGTTTCCGGAAGGTAATACACTTCCAAATTCAATGAATTCGACAAAGAAGTTACTTAAGGTGTTTGATTTAGGGTTCGAGAAAATAGATGCATGTGTAAATGATTGCTGCTTATTTTGGAAAGACTTTGAACAACTTGAGACGTGTCCAAAGTGTGGTTCTTCACGTTGGCAGGTTGGTAAACGTAATAATCACATTTACAAAGGAGTTTCTGCAAAGGTGTTGCGCTACTTTCCTATTATACCAAGATTTAAGCGAATGTTTAAGGATGATGACATGGCCAAAGACTTAACATGGCATCATACTAACAAAAGTCAGGATGGTAAGATGCGACATCCAGTTGATTCGCCAGCATGGGAGTCTATTGACACTAGATATCCTGATTTTGCCTCAGATCCACGAAACTTGAGACTTGGTAAACCCATTCCGCCAGCTAAGCTCTAG